Proteins co-encoded in one Bradyrhizobium sp. 170 genomic window:
- a CDS encoding outer membrane beta-barrel protein gives MRFLSWGIVAACGLLLAGPAAKATELRIPDLPSPHYNWTGFYAGVYGGGAYAAWAADYCRNGACRHAEGQAGGFAVGVYGGYNYQFANRFVIGGEFDWGKSTSSQDEHIFGDSALLSKFGAFGSARLRAGYAFDRLLAFGAVGVGVASIGNGYRYTVQKGCDTLEQTIWDEQVKAGLIAGGGVEYAFTKHFVGRGEYVYANYGSTTLSSRDRTRTEFRNEMHFVRVGASYRF, from the coding sequence ATGCGTTTTCTTTCCTGGGGGATTGTTGCGGCTTGTGGCCTTTTACTGGCAGGACCGGCGGCGAAGGCCACCGAACTTCGTATTCCGGACCTGCCTTCGCCTCATTACAACTGGACCGGATTCTATGCGGGCGTTTACGGCGGCGGAGCGTATGCGGCGTGGGCCGCTGATTACTGCCGAAATGGCGCTTGCCGCCATGCGGAGGGGCAGGCGGGCGGCTTCGCCGTCGGCGTCTATGGCGGCTACAACTATCAGTTCGCCAACCGTTTTGTGATCGGTGGCGAATTCGATTGGGGCAAGTCGACGTCGTCACAGGACGAGCACATCTTTGGCGACAGCGCGTTGCTGTCGAAGTTCGGCGCATTCGGCTCTGCCCGCTTGCGCGCGGGCTACGCGTTCGACCGCCTGCTGGCGTTTGGTGCGGTCGGTGTCGGCGTGGCCAGCATCGGCAACGGCTACCGCTACACCGTTCAGAAGGGGTGCGACACCCTGGAGCAGACTATCTGGGACGAACAGGTCAAGGCCGGGCTGATAGCGGGCGGCGGCGTCGAGTATGCTTTCACCAAGCATTTCGTCGGGCGCGGTGAATATGTCTACGCTAATTATGGCAGCACCACGCTATCCAGCCGGGACCGCACCCGGACTGAATTCCGCAACGAGATGCACTTCGTCCGCGTCGGCGCCAGCTACCGGTTCTGA
- a CDS encoding FAD-linked oxidase C-terminal domain-containing protein produces the protein MATMISGSVKRPEPQALASAIEALAARFGNRLITSQAVREQHAHTTTWLPTQPPDAVVMAQETQDIQDVVRICAKHSVPVIAFGTGTSLEGQVNAPAGGVCIDLRDMNQILEVHAEDLDCVIQPGVTRKALNEHLRDQGLFFPIDPGADASLGGMASTRASGTNAVRYGTIRDNVLALKVVRGDGEIITTGTRAKKSAAGYDLTHLFVGAEGTLGIISELTIKLRGIPETIAAAACSFETVRGACQATILAIQTGIPLARIELLNAEQVRACNAYSKLTLPETPLLLLEFHGSEVEVAEQSKNFSEIARECGGGDFTWTTKPEDRTKLWQARHDAYWSVKALRPGAGVVATDVCVPISRLADCVTETEDDLKRLGLLSPIVGHVGDGNFHCSLVCDVDNAEEMARGEDFMHRLVERAQAMGGTCTGEHGIGQGKQKYLEAELGPEAIDAMRALKQALDPQNIFNPGKIVPVG, from the coding sequence GTGGCGACGATGATATCAGGTAGTGTGAAGCGGCCGGAGCCGCAGGCGCTGGCAAGCGCGATCGAGGCGCTGGCGGCGCGATTCGGCAACCGGCTGATTACCTCGCAGGCGGTGCGCGAGCAGCACGCCCATACCACGACCTGGTTGCCGACGCAGCCACCCGATGCCGTGGTGATGGCGCAGGAAACCCAGGACATCCAGGACGTGGTGCGGATCTGCGCCAAACACTCGGTTCCCGTGATCGCCTTCGGCACCGGTACGTCGCTGGAGGGCCAGGTCAACGCCCCGGCCGGCGGTGTCTGCATCGACCTGCGCGACATGAACCAAATTCTAGAAGTTCATGCCGAGGACCTTGATTGCGTGATCCAGCCCGGCGTCACCCGCAAGGCGCTGAACGAACATCTGCGCGACCAGGGATTGTTCTTCCCGATCGATCCCGGCGCCGACGCTTCGCTCGGCGGCATGGCTTCGACGCGGGCCTCCGGCACCAATGCGGTGCGTTACGGCACCATCCGCGACAATGTGCTGGCGCTGAAAGTGGTGCGCGGCGACGGCGAGATCATCACGACCGGCACGCGGGCAAAAAAATCAGCGGCCGGTTACGACCTGACGCACCTGTTCGTCGGCGCCGAAGGTACGCTCGGGATCATCTCCGAACTCACCATCAAGCTGCGCGGCATCCCCGAGACGATCGCCGCCGCCGCCTGTTCGTTCGAGACCGTGCGCGGCGCCTGTCAGGCCACGATCCTTGCCATCCAGACCGGCATTCCGCTGGCGCGGATCGAACTGCTCAACGCCGAGCAGGTCCGCGCCTGCAATGCCTATTCGAAGCTGACCTTGCCGGAGACCCCGCTGCTGCTTCTGGAGTTTCATGGCAGCGAGGTCGAGGTGGCCGAGCAATCCAAAAATTTCAGCGAGATCGCCAGGGAATGCGGCGGCGGCGATTTCACCTGGACCACCAAGCCGGAGGACCGCACAAAACTCTGGCAGGCGCGGCATGACGCCTATTGGTCGGTGAAGGCGCTGCGGCCGGGGGCGGGCGTGGTGGCGACCGACGTCTGCGTGCCGATCTCGAGGCTGGCCGATTGCGTCACCGAGACCGAGGACGATCTGAAGCGGCTCGGTCTGCTGTCGCCGATCGTCGGCCATGTCGGCGACGGCAATTTTCACTGTTCGCTGGTCTGCGACGTCGACAACGCCGAGGAAATGGCGCGCGGCGAGGACTTCATGCATCGCCTCGTCGAGCGCGCGCAGGCGATGGGCGGCACCTGCACCGGCGAGCACGGCATCGGGCAGGGCAAGCAGAAATACCTCGAGGCCGAGCTTGGTCCCGAGGCGATCGACGCCATGCGCGCCCTGAAGCAGGCGCTCGATCCGCAGAACATTTTCAATCCCGGCAAGATCGTGCCGGTGGGGTAG
- a CDS encoding DUF255 domain-containing protein, which yields MKLVRIVAFALATLVASPSFAADGPKWSEWSDDLFARAQAEQRFVILDLEAVWCHWCHVMEKTTYANPEVKELLVAKYLPVRVDQDANPDLSSRYGDWGWPATIVFGPDGTEIAKIRGYIEPERMQALLKAIIDDPSPGPSVGEAFEVKPSTSAFLDKEQRAALTKNVDESYEEKLGGWGENQKYIDADSMDLAITRAEAGDATAIKRARQTLDAAIALIDPVWGGVYQYSEAGSWTHAHFEKIMSFQAQYLRQYSQAYALWKDPKYLAAARNIERYLADFLTSPDGAFYVSQDADLDHDTDGHKYYALPDGERRKLGMPRIDKNLYARENGWAISGLAAYYNVTSDPKVLAIAERAAKWVIANRARPDGGFRHGEKDRGGPFLGDTLAMGQAFLDLYAATGNRDWLTSAAKAGDFVATFRDEAGGFVTSKSAEGKTGVLAKPAKLIDDQVQVARFTNLLNRYFGSETYREQAAHAMRYLASAAAGMMRPVPGVLLADEELAVEPTHMTIVGHKDDARAKTLHALARALPARYKRLEWLDLREGKLPNPDVEYPDLGEPAAFACSNRICSFPSFNAEELRATVAQMARLKPVRG from the coding sequence ATGAAACTCGTCCGCATCGTCGCCTTCGCCCTCGCCACGCTTGTGGCGTCGCCATCGTTTGCCGCGGATGGGCCAAAATGGAGTGAATGGAGCGACGATCTGTTCGCCCGCGCGCAGGCCGAGCAGCGCTTCGTCATCCTCGATCTCGAGGCGGTGTGGTGCCACTGGTGCCACGTCATGGAGAAGACGACCTACGCCAATCCCGAGGTCAAGGAATTGCTCGTCGCAAAATATCTGCCGGTGCGGGTCGATCAGGACGCCAACCCCGATCTGTCGAGCCGCTATGGCGACTGGGGCTGGCCGGCGACCATCGTGTTCGGCCCCGACGGCACCGAGATCGCCAAGATCAGGGGATATATCGAGCCGGAGCGGATGCAGGCACTTCTCAAGGCGATCATCGACGATCCGTCGCCCGGACCGTCGGTCGGCGAAGCCTTTGAGGTGAAGCCGTCGACCTCGGCCTTCCTCGACAAGGAACAGCGCGCCGCGTTGACGAAGAATGTCGACGAATCCTACGAGGAAAAACTCGGCGGCTGGGGCGAGAACCAGAAATACATCGACGCCGACAGCATGGATCTGGCGATCACGCGCGCAGAGGCCGGCGATGCCACCGCGATCAAGCGCGCCCGGCAGACGCTCGATGCCGCCATCGCGCTGATCGATCCGGTCTGGGGCGGCGTCTATCAATACTCGGAAGCGGGCTCCTGGACGCATGCGCATTTCGAAAAGATCATGTCGTTCCAGGCGCAATATCTCCGGCAGTACAGCCAGGCCTATGCGCTGTGGAAGGATCCGAAATATCTCGCCGCCGCCCGCAACATCGAACGCTATCTCGCGGATTTTCTGACGAGCCCTGACGGTGCGTTCTATGTCAGCCAGGACGCCGATCTCGACCACGATACCGACGGGCACAAATATTACGCGCTGCCAGACGGCGAGCGCCGTAAACTCGGCATGCCGCGCATCGACAAGAATTTATACGCGCGCGAAAATGGCTGGGCCATTTCAGGACTTGCCGCGTACTACAACGTCACCAGCGATCCCAAGGTGCTGGCGATCGCAGAACGCGCCGCGAAATGGGTGATCGCCAACCGAGCGCGGCCGGATGGCGGTTTCCGTCATGGCGAGAAGGATCGCGGCGGACCATTTCTCGGCGATACGCTCGCGATGGGCCAGGCCTTCCTCGATCTCTATGCCGCCACGGGAAATCGCGACTGGCTCACTTCAGCCGCGAAGGCCGGCGATTTCGTCGCGACCTTCCGGGATGAGGCCGGCGGCTTCGTGACCTCGAAGTCCGCGGAAGGCAAGACCGGCGTGCTCGCAAAACCCGCCAAGCTGATTGACGACCAGGTGCAGGTCGCAAGGTTCACGAACCTGCTCAACCGCTACTTCGGCAGCGAGACCTATCGCGAGCAGGCCGCGCACGCGATGCGCTATCTCGCCAGCGCCGCGGCCGGCATGATGCGCCCCGTACCCGGCGTCCTGCTCGCCGACGAAGAACTCGCGGTCGAGCCCACCCACATGACAATCGTCGGACACAAGGACGACGCCCGCGCGAAAACCTTGCACGCCCTGGCCCGTGCGCTGCCGGCCCGCTACAAGCGGCTGGAGTGGCTCGATCTGCGCGAGGGCAAGCTGCCCAACCCCGACGTCGAATATCCCGACCTCGGCGAACCCGCGGCGTTCGCCTGCAGCAACCGCATCTGTTCGTTTCCATCCTTCAATGCCGAGGAGTTGCGGGCCACGGTTGCGCAGATGGCCAGGCTGAAACCGGTGCGTGGATAG
- a CDS encoding thioesterase family protein gives MPLPPAPFLSSVMQIEPQWIDYNGHLNMAYYNVMMDRAIDEMWLQLGIGPAYMKERHCSTFTAECHVRYIREIHLGDPVQISVYLLGHDEKRLHTFEELRHATEGWLSATSENMTLHMDMNARKVAPFPPDIRARIQAVVDSHAAVPRPEGIGRNVAMPRK, from the coding sequence ATGCCGTTACCGCCGGCTCCGTTCCTGTCCTCGGTGATGCAGATCGAACCGCAATGGATCGACTATAACGGCCACCTCAACATGGCCTATTACAACGTCATGATGGACCGCGCGATCGACGAGATGTGGCTGCAACTCGGGATCGGGCCGGCCTATATGAAGGAACGCCACTGCTCGACCTTCACCGCCGAATGCCATGTACGCTACATACGCGAGATTCACCTCGGCGATCCCGTCCAGATTTCGGTTTATCTGTTAGGTCATGACGAGAAGCGGCTGCACACGTTCGAGGAACTGCGCCACGCGACCGAAGGCTGGCTCTCCGCGACGTCGGAAAACATGACCCTCCATATGGACATGAATGCGCGGAAGGTGGCTCCCTTCCCGCCCGATATCCGCGCCCGCATCCAGGCGGTGGTGGACTCGCATGCCGCCGTGCCGCGGCCCGAGGGTATCGGCCGCAACGTTGCGATGCCCCGGAAATAG
- a CDS encoding LysR substrate-binding domain-containing protein has translation MTTAVTSKLVRKPAIPNSRAGVMDCTGRPEPPSDILVGCIIVRVLTCVTATRVLDCRFLPTPIVHIAMNLVHSAGMRALPPFDGLIAFDAALRHRSMTLAAGELGLTQSAISHRLKKLEGFVGARLLDRTGGGLLPTAAGVTLAEGLGRLLDEMAELRARSRASVRPLTLKIGLGSALANYWLVRRLTAFASAYPDIAIELCIIESDVQARALDLDVQIRWLPKVGTRATSTQRLLFDEMVFPVAIPSLLPRGRPLREPHVLGTLPVLHKGLVGRNDGAEWSWPVWFERLGVTAPVQAGLRFDNLGTAITAALQGSGVVLARSLLVHDALAEKRLCRVVSSNWDMTSSKAHVIRWPAALANDRRVALFADWVVKEAKRTSLQ, from the coding sequence ATGACCACCGCCGTCACATCAAAGTTGGTGAGGAAACCCGCCATACCTAACAGCAGGGCCGGCGTCATGGATTGTACAGGCCGACCGGAGCCACCGTCGGACATACTTGTTGGTTGCATCATCGTGCGAGTTCTTACCTGCGTGACGGCTACTCGTGTCTTGGATTGCCGCTTTTTGCCAACGCCAATTGTTCACATCGCCATGAATCTCGTTCATAGTGCCGGCATGCGTGCTCTTCCCCCTTTTGATGGCCTGATTGCGTTCGACGCGGCGCTGCGTCATCGCAGCATGACGCTCGCGGCCGGTGAGCTGGGGCTCACACAGAGCGCGATCAGCCATCGACTGAAGAAACTCGAGGGCTTTGTCGGCGCACGGTTGCTCGATCGGACAGGGGGCGGTCTGTTGCCGACCGCAGCCGGCGTCACCTTGGCCGAGGGACTCGGGCGGCTGCTTGACGAGATGGCCGAGCTGCGCGCCCGCTCGCGTGCGTCGGTGCGGCCGCTGACACTCAAGATCGGACTAGGCTCCGCCCTTGCGAACTACTGGCTGGTGCGGCGTCTGACCGCGTTTGCGTCCGCATATCCCGATATTGCGATCGAACTCTGCATCATCGAAAGCGATGTTCAAGCGCGCGCCCTCGATCTTGACGTGCAGATCCGATGGCTTCCCAAAGTTGGCACACGCGCCACATCGACCCAGCGCCTGTTGTTCGACGAGATGGTTTTCCCGGTTGCGATCCCGTCTCTGCTGCCGCGTGGGCGGCCATTGCGGGAGCCGCATGTGCTCGGGACTTTACCGGTACTGCACAAGGGCCTCGTTGGCCGGAACGACGGCGCGGAATGGTCGTGGCCGGTGTGGTTCGAACGACTGGGCGTCACGGCTCCCGTTCAGGCCGGGCTTCGCTTCGATAATCTCGGTACGGCAATCACTGCCGCCTTGCAGGGCAGCGGCGTCGTTCTAGCCAGGTCTTTGCTTGTTCATGATGCGCTCGCGGAAAAGCGGCTTTGCCGCGTCGTGTCGTCGAACTGGGATATGACGTCCAGCAAGGCGCACGTCATCCGCTGGCCTGCCGCCCTGGCGAATGACAGGCGTGTCGCACTGTTTGCCGACTGGGTTGTCAAGGAAGCGAAAAGAACATCCCTTCAATGA
- a CDS encoding MFS transporter, with product MAGFLTNFDVTAVVIALPTVARELGFDVAGYAWVMDAYSLAFTACLLFAGALADRYGRRRAMLVGNGIFALASLACGMAWDGPTLLVARALQGIGAAFIVTGGFALIASVYVQARARTDAFALVGVMSGVAMAFGPTMGGLVSSWIGWRWIFLINLPACALVAWGVPRLVAEAREAVPRPLDPLGVVLFTSALTALVEALLHGRTSTSQMVAGLALSAVFLAAFGIQQRSRDNPILDPGIFVQRAMIGIAILLCAVSIGYWSILVYLPLFFAAAFDWSSEVAGIALLTATLPMLFLPPLAGRLVDRLGWRLHFALALAILAAGNATIAIALISDGSAPPLIPIFCGIAAIGVGVALAHPQLSGAAVSLVPPDLAGLASAVTVVMRQAGFAVGIAVLGAVLHIQESAISYVWLFSAAAVASAAGLVAALVLLPAPAGASKK from the coding sequence ATGGCGGGTTTCCTCACCAACTTTGATGTGACGGCGGTGGTCATCGCGTTGCCGACGGTTGCGCGAGAACTCGGGTTCGACGTTGCTGGATATGCCTGGGTCATGGATGCCTACAGTTTGGCCTTCACGGCCTGCTTGTTGTTTGCAGGGGCGTTGGCGGATCGGTATGGGCGACGGCGGGCGATGCTTGTTGGTAACGGCATCTTTGCTCTCGCGTCTTTGGCGTGCGGGATGGCATGGGACGGACCGACGCTATTGGTCGCTCGGGCACTGCAGGGGATCGGAGCTGCATTCATCGTGACTGGCGGCTTCGCGCTGATCGCCAGCGTCTATGTGCAAGCAAGGGCGCGCACAGACGCGTTTGCCTTGGTTGGTGTCATGTCCGGCGTCGCGATGGCATTTGGTCCAACGATGGGCGGACTTGTCTCATCGTGGATCGGCTGGCGCTGGATTTTCCTCATCAACTTGCCAGCCTGCGCTTTGGTCGCGTGGGGCGTACCGCGGCTGGTCGCGGAGGCGCGCGAGGCAGTGCCCCGGCCGCTCGACCCCCTGGGCGTCGTATTGTTTACCTCCGCACTTACTGCGCTTGTCGAGGCACTGTTGCATGGCCGCACGTCGACGTCACAAATGGTGGCGGGTCTCGCGCTAAGTGCGGTGTTTCTGGCTGCATTCGGCATACAGCAGAGAAGCCGCGACAACCCGATCCTCGATCCCGGCATATTCGTCCAGCGGGCCATGATCGGAATTGCGATCCTCCTGTGCGCCGTGTCGATCGGCTACTGGTCGATCCTCGTCTACTTGCCACTCTTCTTTGCTGCTGCCTTCGACTGGTCCTCGGAAGTGGCCGGCATCGCGCTGCTGACGGCCACGCTGCCGATGCTGTTCCTGCCGCCGTTGGCCGGCCGGCTTGTCGATCGTCTGGGATGGCGGCTTCACTTCGCCTTGGCGCTCGCGATTCTGGCAGCCGGCAATGCCACCATTGCGATCGCGCTGATCTCAGATGGTTCAGCGCCGCCGCTAATTCCGATTTTCTGCGGGATTGCCGCGATTGGGGTCGGCGTCGCTTTGGCTCACCCGCAACTGTCCGGCGCGGCCGTGTCGCTTGTGCCGCCGGATCTTGCTGGCCTGGCATCTGCTGTGACAGTCGTCATGCGCCAGGCTGGCTTCGCGGTCGGCATCGCAGTTCTCGGCGCGGTGCTTCATATCCAGGAATCGGCGATCAGCTACGTCTGGCTGTTCTCGGCAGCGGCAGTGGCATCAGCGGCGGGGCTGGTCGCGGCGCTCGTCTTGCTGCCCGCACCAGCGGGCGCGTCAAAAAAGTAG
- a CDS encoding DoxX family protein, whose product MYFIVNLLILLPAQIASYFSWAGPLIMRIIVGYTFMLSGWGKLTHLEQVTENFVGWGIPFPNILTPFVAGVEFFGGAMLILGLFTRIPAAMLAVVMVVAIKSAKWGDVDSLETLLGFEEAVYFAGFMWLAICGPGAASLDRLLVNMAGHSEKST is encoded by the coding sequence ATGTATTTCATCGTCAATCTGCTCATCCTGCTGCCCGCGCAAATCGCATCGTATTTTTCCTGGGCCGGGCCGCTGATCATGCGGATCATCGTCGGCTACACCTTCATGCTGTCCGGCTGGGGCAAGCTCACCCATCTTGAGCAGGTGACCGAGAATTTTGTCGGCTGGGGCATTCCATTCCCGAACATCCTCACCCCCTTCGTAGCCGGCGTCGAATTCTTCGGCGGTGCGATGCTGATCCTCGGCCTGTTCACGCGAATCCCGGCCGCGATGCTGGCGGTAGTCATGGTGGTCGCCATCAAGTCAGCGAAATGGGGCGACGTCGATTCGCTGGAGACGCTGCTCGGCTTCGAGGAGGCAGTCTACTTCGCCGGCTTCATGTGGTTGGCGATCTGCGGTCCCGGCGCTGCGTCACTGGACCGGCTCCTGGTGAACATGGCCGGCCACAGCGAGAAATCGACCTGA
- a CDS encoding DUF692 domain-containing protein, with translation MNVASRLPDTSAAALADRPATSAKPPFLGFGLGLRHQHYDEILGGNPPIDWFEVISENYMLPGGQPLRTLDRICERYPVVMHGVSMSIASTAPPNFEYLQALKDLAGRVEPKWVSDHLCWTGVHGKNLHDLLPIPYTREALDHVVSRVQLVQDFLGRAIVLENVSTYVQFNNSEMTEWEFLSELSRRAGCWLLFDVNNVYVSAFNHGYDPLTFLNGIPADRVVQFHMAGHSHMGTHIIDTHDHPVCEDVWELYAAALKRFGRVSTMIERDDNIPPLDELLIEIARTREMAEKILPAGRQTG, from the coding sequence ATGAACGTCGCGAGCAGATTGCCAGACACTTCGGCGGCCGCGCTTGCAGACCGTCCAGCGACATCGGCCAAGCCGCCCTTCCTCGGTTTCGGGCTCGGCCTGCGCCACCAGCATTACGACGAAATCCTGGGCGGCAATCCGCCGATCGACTGGTTCGAGGTCATCAGCGAAAATTACATGCTGCCCGGCGGCCAGCCGCTGCGTACGCTCGATCGCATTTGCGAACGCTATCCCGTGGTGATGCACGGCGTGTCGATGTCGATCGCCTCCACCGCGCCGCCGAATTTCGAATATCTGCAAGCCCTGAAGGACCTCGCCGGACGCGTCGAGCCGAAATGGGTATCGGACCATCTGTGCTGGACCGGCGTGCACGGCAAGAACCTGCATGATCTCCTGCCGATCCCCTACACAAGGGAAGCCCTCGATCACGTCGTCAGCCGCGTCCAGCTGGTGCAGGACTTCCTCGGCCGCGCCATCGTGCTGGAGAATGTCTCGACCTACGTTCAGTTCAACAATTCCGAAATGACGGAATGGGAATTCCTGTCCGAGCTGTCGCGACGCGCCGGATGCTGGCTGTTGTTCGACGTCAACAACGTCTATGTCAGCGCCTTCAACCACGGCTACGATCCCTTGACCTTCCTCAATGGAATTCCGGCGGATCGCGTGGTGCAGTTTCACATGGCCGGCCACAGCCACATGGGCACCCATATCATCGACACCCACGACCACCCGGTGTGCGAGGATGTCTGGGAGCTCTATGCCGCAGCCCTGAAACGCTTTGGCCGGGTCTCGACCATGATCGAGCGCGACGACAACATTCCGCCGCTCGACGAACTGCTGATCGAGATTGCCAGGACCCGCGAGATGGCCGAAAAAATTCTGCCGGCAGGCAGGCAGACGGGATGA
- a CDS encoding DNA-binding domain-containing protein, producing the protein MSDFARQQAEFQRGILDGDEKVLAEILDSPREKREVLFGVYRYAYGSRLVEAMRNDHELLHLYLGDEMFDEMGHAYVKARPSGHPNLRWFSQGLPEFLKSTAPYADHPELSDLAALEKALNDAFDAAEGKVVELTDMAGFAPEAWSGLRFRPHPTASRLDVATNAAAIWLALKNDEAPPDAAGLEQPAHLLVWRQDVTPMFRELSAEEAMMWDEAANGIPFGVLCEMLATYDDPGSAAGRGAGYLHGWITAGLLTDVSVGS; encoded by the coding sequence ATGAGCGACTTCGCGCGACAGCAGGCCGAGTTTCAGCGCGGCATCCTTGATGGCGACGAAAAGGTGCTGGCTGAAATCCTCGACAGTCCGCGGGAGAAGCGCGAGGTGCTGTTCGGCGTCTATCGCTATGCCTATGGCTCGCGGCTGGTCGAGGCCATGCGCAACGACCATGAGCTGCTGCATCTTTATCTCGGCGACGAGATGTTCGATGAGATGGGCCACGCTTACGTCAAGGCGCGCCCGTCCGGGCATCCGAACCTGCGCTGGTTCTCGCAAGGCCTGCCGGAGTTCCTGAAATCGACCGCGCCCTACGCCGACCATCCCGAGCTGTCCGATCTCGCCGCACTCGAAAAGGCGCTCAACGACGCCTTCGATGCCGCGGAAGGCAAGGTTGTCGAGCTGACCGACATGGCGGGCTTTGCGCCGGAAGCATGGTCCGGCCTCCGATTCCGGCCGCATCCCACTGCATCCAGGCTCGACGTTGCGACCAACGCGGCCGCGATCTGGCTCGCGCTCAAGAACGACGAAGCGCCGCCGGACGCGGCCGGACTGGAGCAGCCCGCGCATCTCCTGGTCTGGCGCCAGGACGTCACGCCGATGTTCCGCGAACTTTCGGCGGAGGAGGCGATGATGTGGGATGAGGCCGCGAACGGCATTCCGTTCGGCGTGCTCTGCGAAATGCTCGCGACCTATGACGACCCCGGCAGCGCGGCGGGCCGCGGCGCGGGCTATCTGCACGGCTGGATCACGGCAGGACTTTTGACGGATGTTTCCGTCGGCTCATGA
- a CDS encoding creatininase family protein, producing MGIDTDRHFIERMHWDEVARRIGDGAVAILPIGAAAKQHGFHLPLNTDRIQAEWLAGRMAEKIDALIWPTLTYGHYPAFVDYAGSSSLSISTFEALVREVAGQILGSGCAKLLVLNTGISTLAPVDRALARLASERVKHLWIHEGPRYPRVARQLAEQSHGSHADELETSLMLALAPHLVDMTRAEASPELKQEMPGALTPSDPNSPNYSRSGSYGDPTRATSAKGEALLAAMLDDLHEQAAAFIAQGTEQHRPATVQSVLR from the coding sequence ATGGGAATAGACACCGATCGCCATTTCATCGAGCGCATGCATTGGGATGAAGTCGCGCGGCGCATCGGTGATGGCGCGGTGGCAATATTGCCGATCGGCGCCGCAGCCAAGCAGCACGGCTTCCACCTCCCCCTCAATACCGACCGCATTCAGGCCGAATGGCTCGCAGGCAGGATGGCGGAAAAAATCGACGCGCTGATCTGGCCGACGCTGACCTACGGCCATTACCCTGCCTTCGTCGATTATGCCGGCAGCAGCAGCCTTTCGATTTCGACCTTCGAGGCGCTCGTGCGCGAGGTTGCGGGCCAGATTCTCGGCAGCGGATGCGCAAAGCTGCTCGTGCTCAATACCGGGATCAGCACGCTGGCGCCGGTCGACCGCGCGCTGGCGCGCCTTGCGAGCGAGCGGGTCAAGCATTTGTGGATCCACGAAGGTCCGCGCTATCCCCGCGTGGCCAGGCAATTGGCCGAGCAGAGCCATGGCAGCCATGCCGACGAACTGGAAACGTCGCTGATGCTGGCGCTGGCGCCACATCTGGTCGACATGACGCGCGCCGAAGCCAGCCCCGAGTTGAAACAGGAGATGCCGGGCGCATTGACGCCGTCGGACCCGAATTCGCCAAACTACAGCCGCTCCGGCAGCTATGGCGATCCGACACGGGCGACATCGGCCAAGGGCGAAGCCTTGCTCGCCGCCATGCTAGACGACCTCCACGAACAGGCCGCCGCGTTCATCGCGCAAGGCACCGAGCAGCACCGGCCGGCCACGGTGCAAAGCGTGCTGAGATGA